Below is a window of Onychostoma macrolepis isolate SWU-2019 chromosome 06, ASM1243209v1, whole genome shotgun sequence DNA.
GTATTCAATGCTGTACTTCACAATGCCTCCATTGGGGTCCTCAGGCGGCTTCCAGTGAAGCCTGACTGCATTGATGGACAGAGCATCTGCCTGGACGTTCCTTGGAGAAGAAGGACCTGGAGAGAGATCATACGCAATTTTGCCACATCAATTTCATTTCACACTCTCGTGAGTTATTCCTTTGCACCACATCCTGTCTAACATCTAACATTCATGTGCTATTTTATAGTCAGACACCTACTTGCGCCTACTTGGGGACATGCATGGTTTCTGTTTACCCTGCTTATAGATGTGAATATGGTGGGGCTTTGAAGGGGGCCCATGGCTGCCACAGTTTATCAGCCGGACGACAACTTGGTAGTCCCTGTGATACTCCAGATTGTAGAGCTTGATGGAGAGCACATTAAGCAAGGTGGTTTCCTCATGCAGCTTCTCTCCATGTGGTCCATTGAGCTGTACTAAAAAGCCAGTGGCTTCGCGTGACGTGCCAATCAGGGACCACCTGATGGTGGCATTACGGCCCTCCAATGAGCAGGAATCAATCTCCGGCCTGGCCGTGGGCTCTAGCGACACAGAATACGCAATCAGATGCTGTCTGCTGGAGCTGAGCTACGTAAAAGCTATACTGCTCTCAGAGCCAGTCTTTCAGGGTCAAATATTGACTGAAAATCAACagtcaaaatattgtttatcTATAGACTTGTTTCCAGTCCAGTTTTTGACAATCCATGTCAACCCCATCCAAATCTCCATCTTCAGCTCAAAGAACCCCACTCTTCTCCTCATAAAATGAGGAAATATGCCCCCACTTTTATTTAATCTGTTGAGATGTCACTCAATCTCATCTCAACACATTTACTGAACGTTTATGGAACACAAATCTAATCTTTTCATCTGAACTTCAGCGTTGGATTTGTTCTAAACAGTtttgatttgaaatatttttttttatggatatTGGATATCCATGAATTTATTTTAGGtcagatattaaaattctgcTTTTTAATGATGGACTTGTGGACACAGACTCagcattgttattgttaactaaaactattaaaatagtttttgctaattgaaatgaagctgatatataatatataaatacgaAAAGTTTAAagacataaaattactaaaagtaaaactgaattaaaaatgaattaaagctatatagaaatatataaaaactattaaaaacaacaaaatcgcaattactaaattaaattaatttaaaatgaaaactgaaaatataaaaacaaaattcaacatattaataaatactatgatATAAATAACACCAAAATAGGGTAGACAGTGGGGTAGGATGATACACCAAGGAAGTAGGACAGTGCCATGTTATTgctaatgttttaattatttataaatattacaattccaTTAATTAGATTTAGTTATCACATATttaacatttgtgaccctggaccacaaaaccagtcttaagtcgctggggtatatttttagcaatagccaaaaatacattgtataggtcaaaattatccatttttcttttatgcgaaaatcaatatatcaaaacttaatttttgatcggTAGtttgcatagctaagaacttcatttagacagctttaaaggtgattttctcagtattttcagattttcaaatagttgtatctcggccaaatattgtccgatcctaacaaaccatacatcaatggaaagcttatttattcagctttcagattatgtagaAGAAactgacacttatgactggttttgtggtccagggtcacatttatcagATGTATTTTACACTTAGAATTAGGATAAGTTTACTGAAGGTTTTTTTTGCCACAGGTAGGGGGCCATCTTACCACAATAATGGGTACACCCTATACATTGTATTCCTGTACATGCTAAACTCAAATCTAAATATGTTCTTAAATGAAGCATTTACCCCCATCTTTTCCAAAAgccaagacatttttaattctaGTTTGATTGATTCCCACCTGGGCAGTCAGTCTCCATGATTGCTTCTGGACCCAAAGGACCTTCTCCTCCGTCCCCTGGGCGAGTGAGTTGTACACGGACATGGTATCTGGTTGAGGGCTTCAAATTCGGTAATGTGATTTGATCACTGCTATACACTAAAAAAAGATGATGTGTGTATGACTTTTATAGTATATTGATATGATTCTACACATTGGCATGAACATAATGCAGGAATTCCTAAAACCAGAAATGATTTTGGCAAAGTTACCTATAATGGAGGACCATGAGTCTTCTGTATCCACTGGCTTGTAAAGTAGCTTAGTGGAAATAATGGGACTGTCACCCGCATAAGTGTCCATTGGCTTTACAACCAGTTGTTTGCTACTCCTCGACAGCAGTTTAGGAGCAGTGGTTGGGTAGGGTGGCTCTAGTTCACAACAAAGTGCAAATTTAAGGGTCTTTCACTTAGTAAGAACATTGCTAGAATGaatccattttaaaatgaatctcaCCTTTCACAGTTAAGGTAAACTTGAAGGAATCCTGCCCACCATTGGTGGAGACTCGACATTCCCACAAACCATTATGCTCTGTAGACAGCCTTGGGATCTCAAAGTGAGCTGTGCTTTTTTTGGAGTCCATGGTAGTGTGGGATGCCTGAGAAATCAACAGCAGACAATCACAAAGACTGTCACATTAAAAAGATAGACACATTACTTTCtaacttttcattttactaaCATCCCTTTTTCAACTTCATATGCAACTTCTTATACTTTTGACTCTTTCACCTTAAGAACGGTGCATTCCAGCTTGCGTAGATCAATACTCATATGACTAGGCAGTGGATGGCCTGTTGCAGAACATGTGATCTTGTGGCTGGAGTTCAAGTTTCCCTCCAGGTTACTGGCCATGTCCAAAATCTCCGGTGCACGATCTGAGAGAGGGATAAGGTTAGACAAACGGCGCCAAGAGGAACAAACGTTATAGATTTTAGAGCAGATGGAAAAGTAATTTTGAAGGCTGACCTGATTTCTCACAGTGTTGCCCTCTCCAGCCTGTAGGACATTGGCAGCCACTGAATCGATTGCATTTGCCTTTGTTCTTGCAGTTGCAACTTAAAAGACAGTCAGCGCCGTACATTCCTTCAAGACAggctaaaaaaataacattgacaattctatgtttttattgtatatatcagcataaaaataagcattttaaaaGGATTCAGTAAGTTGTTTGTTTGAGTCTGAactcaaaaaaattaagtgtAAGTGTTTGGAAATGTTTGTGAAACTATTCTAACAATTGCTACcttatttcttatttcttaattcttcattttcttttttcttaaattcttacttaatatatcatattatcTTACTTCATATagcaactttatttctcatagaTTTCACAATTGCAgctttatttttcacaattgaactttctgttcaacTTTGTATTTCACAATGTGACTGCATCACACAATTTAACTTTATATCACtctatttcagctttatttctcataattgtggcTATTTGCAATTTTGTATTTCACAGCATGACttctttttttgctgttttttttaaacattatctCACAATTACGTGTTTTATTTACTCCGAGGTGGAAACTGGTTTCCACAAAGACTAAAACAAATGGACCGAGCAGTAAGAAATGTTTATCTTGGTCTGAATTTTTACTGGCAGATTCCAGCAGCACctgtttaaactttaattctGAACTGAATCCTTTCTGCTGGGTCCAGATGATACTCTGCATGGAGAGAACAGTTATGAAAGGGATGTTATGTTAAACTCACGTTTATGACAGCGATCTCCATGCCAGCCGCTGGCACAAGAGCAGCCGTAAGGATCCATGAGACAGAAACTCTCGCCCTTGCATCCATTCTCCAATTTACAGGATTCCTGGCAGTTCCTACCAAACATTCCTTCACGACAggctgcaaaaaatgatttgtatGTTTAAGTCCTTAAATTCATTGTCTCTACAGATGCAAATGATCAGTTTCATATAAATGGTTTTCATTTACCTGTCTCACAGCGCATTCCCATAAACCCCGGTGGGCAAACACAATCTCCATCTTTGTCATGGCACACGCCTCCATTCAAGCATTCGGGACAGTCTTTGTCACAGTCGGAGCCCCATTTATTCTTTGGACATACTAGAAAATAAATCAAGCACTAGAATAGAAAATCCAAAGTtctgaatatatttaaattggtTATATGATACTGATTATGTTACCACGAACGATGAGGCGGATCCAGGCACTATAAAGAGCACTGTCCCCAACATAGCTGACACTGTAAATTCCTGTATGGCTTTCATCAACTTTCATCAGATCCAGAACTGCTGTGCGGTTTTGAACATCAGCAATAGGAGTCATGTAGTAGTAGTTACCTAAAACAAATCAGAATATTCTTGCTTATAAATTGCTCATTCATTTACTGATTTTTGCTTATCCATTTACTGATCATCTTGTTGGAAACATCCTGCTGGAACCTCTGTTTtggaatttagtttttttcatttttgtcttttttttggtatgtatattattttaaaatatattttcatgaatCTCATATTCTAATGCATAAAATGTTCAATACATGCTCTTTTGACATGCATCTTGCTAAATCATAAAGAATTAGATTAAAGATATACTGACCATTGAATTTCCAAGTAATGTCTCGTCTTTCTGTCCCGACAACATCCATGATTAGTTTCACTTCTTCTCCTCTACTGGCCGTCAGAGTGACTCTCACTGGTTTAAAGTGACCTTAAAagacataataataatagtattctGGTATAACATCACATTTATGAAATCTTTTCTTCAGTCTGATTAGTTTGACAAATATATTCaggttattaatatattttagatgaGATATTTTAGATATTGaatacaatgtttttatcaaactgttttaaagatttcactcaaacatgaaaattctgtcattatttactaaccctcatgtcattccaaacttgtatgacttactttcttctgaagAACACAAAAagatagttttaaaaatgtcataagggttgttgctgttgttgttttttctcagTGTTGTTTTGAATCCCATTGACTGGATTCCCATTGAATCCCATTGTAAGAGCAGAAACAgctgaaacattcttcaaaatatcttcttttgtgtttttttgaatCACACAGGTTTGTAACGTGAGGgctagtaaatgatgacagaatttatattttgggtgaactatacgtTATCCCCCCCCTGCTCATGTCATCTTACCTCTGCTGTAGTTGTTGATGAGTGTAATGCTGCCAGGTTGGTCAGAGCCCCTTTTTGAATGACAGTAGAAAATCCCACTGTGGTCAAAGCCTGTAAATCCAGTAGCCACCACTTCTTTAGTCTGTGGCCTCTGCACATTAAAATGTGGCGAATCTGCACGAAGGACAATGCTGTTGTCCTTTGTGATGCTCAGCTGAATCCCGTCTGTATCACGCTCTCCAGAAATGCAGGAGAGGCGGAAATGATGAGCAGATGCGGCCCCGTTAGAGGTCATTGTGAGATCCATGACTGCATCTGAGAGAGGACACATTTCATACAGATTAATGCAATGCAGTTTACTAAAATTGGACAACTATTGGAAAACAATTgctagagagaaagagagagagagagagagagagagagagaaggtcAGTTAGTAAGTTAATATTCTCATAACTTAAGGGTGAAACTGTGAATTTATTCAATACGGTTTCCTGTTTATTTACATTGAtcacaaaataacaacaacaatggaGCCACTAGAGGAGCATCCGCATTCCTGCTTTCACACATTTCCCCTGGCTTTCTGCCACTGTGTGCCCTTCTCAACACAAGAACAATATCAGGAAACAAAGAGGATCCAAAGCCATCATTCCACCATGAATACCATTAGATCCCATGtgcaaaataatgaaaaatgtgtgtgtgtgtgtgtgtgtgtgcgtgcgttgTAGGCTATATTGTGAGgataaaactgagaaaaatatttgtgtgtgtgtgtgtgtgtgtgttatagaGTATTGTGAGCAAAGAATTGACAAATGTCATTCTAATATAGACCAAAATATTGTAGCAATAGAATATTTGAAACCAACATACAAAATTAGCTACTTCTAGATGATTCACATTCTTCTgaatcaaaaacagacatttcatATGAGTGAGATGGCCTTTGCGACAACTAACCCAATTCCCATATCAATTGTACTCTCCCAATCGATCAATCAATTAATAATTATTCTGAAATCAAGTCAAAAGACAAACGACACTTTTTCTAGTGGGAAACTAACATCTGGTAGGCCTACTTACCAGATATGTCCACGAGGCACAAGAGGCAGATTAAATGAAGCATGACTGTAATCTTATGTTCACTCTCAGATAATCCGTTAGAAATGATCCAAATACGGGATTTGTCATTCCAGTGGGGTTTTCCAGCTCGCCAGAAGTTGCCGCGCGTAATTGCGCATTTCTACAATCACTGTGAATGAATGTACGCGCACGGATTCACTCTGCGCGTGAAATCTGTGCTGTTGACACGCAGAAAACTCAACTCTTCTGCTTACTCCACACTCATACTTTGGGTGGGAAAGGAAGGAAGAGGCGTagggaatgagagagagagagagagagagagagagagagagggggatcaaacagtttgtactattttcacTGAAATTTCAGTTACACAAAACTGGATGTGTCTGATCTGATGATTTACAGTAAAGTCAGTTTATCAAGATCAGGGTTGTTCTATAATTATATATCTGCAAAACGTTTACTCTTACATTGTTATGTGTAttaagtataaaaatatatttgtccaATTGTATTAAGcataacaatttatttatttaaacttttaaacattc
It encodes the following:
- the tie1 gene encoding tyrosine-protein kinase receptor Tie-1 isoform X3, which codes for MLHLICLLCLVDISDAVMDLTMTSNGAASAHHFRLSCISGERDTDGIQLSITKDNSIVLRADSPHFNVQRPQTKEVVATGFTGFDHSGIFYCHSKRGSDQPGSITLINNYSRGHFKPVRVTLTASRGEEVKLIMDVVGTERRDITWKFNGNYYYMTPIADVQNRTAVLDLMKVDESHTGIYSVSYVGDSALYSAWIRLIVRVCPKNKWGSDCDKDCPECLNGGVCHDKDGDCVCPPGFMGMRCETACREGMFGRNCQESCKLENGCKGESFCLMDPYGCSCASGWHGDRCHKPCLEGMYGADCLLSCNCKNKGKCNRFSGCQCPTGWRGQHCEKSDRAPEILDMASNLEGNLNSSHKITCSATGHPLPSHMSIDLRKLECTVLKASHTTMDSKKSTAHFEIPRLSTEHNGLWECRVSTNGGQDSFKFTLTVKEPPYPTTAPKLLSRSSKQLVVKPMDTYAGDSPIISTKLLYKPVDTEDSWSSIIVYSSDQITLPNLKPSTRYHVRVQLTRPGDGGEGPLGPEAIMETDCPGPSSPRNVQADALSINAVRLHWKPPEDPNGGIVKYSIEYQPVGQSSFHPWVDTDDGNKTTKDVTSLNGSTLYQFRVRAFSKVPGEWSKFVEARTRGDAGFSNYIPTTQQVGRPVAEDHQLLWAVVGSVAVTCVTILLALLILFYIRKSVLKRKRTFTYQSGSGEETILQFNSGTLTLTRRPKPSPEPLTYPILEWEDIKFEDVIGEGNFGQVIKAMVKKDGIKISAAIKMLKEFASENDHRDFAGELEVLCKLGQHPNIINLIGACENRGYLYIAIEYAPYGNLLDFLRKSRVLETDPAFAKEHGTASTLTSQQLLQFAADVATGMHYLSDKQFIHRDLAARNVLVGDNLVAKIADFGLSRGEEVYVKKTMGRLPVRWMAIESLNYSVYTTKSDVWSFGVLLWEIVSLGGTPYCGMTCAELYEKLPQGYRMEQPRNCDDEVYELMRQCWRDRPYERPPFSQISVQLNRMQEARKAYVNMALFENFTYAGIDATAEEA
- the tie1 gene encoding tyrosine-protein kinase receptor Tie-1 isoform X4, coding for MLHLICLLCLVDISDAVMDLTMTSNGAASAHHFRLSCISGERDTDGIQLSITKDNSIVLRADSPHFNVQRPQTKEVVATGFTGFDHSGIFYCHSKRGSDQPGSITLINNYSRGHFKPVRVTLTASRGEEVKLIMDVVGTERRDITWKFNGNYYYMTPIADVQNRTAVLDLMKVDESHTGIYSVSYVGDSALYSAWIRLIVRVCPKNKWGSDCDKDCPECLNGGVCHDKDGDCVCPPGFMGMRCETACREGMFGRNCQESCKLENGCKGESFCLMDPYGCSCASGWHGDRCHKPCLEGMYGADCLLSCNCKNKGKCNRFSGCQCPTGWRGQHCEKSDRAPEILDMASNLEGNLNSSHKITCSATGHPLPSHMSIDLRKLECTVLKASHTTMDSKKSTAHFEIPRLSTEHNGLWECRVSTNGGQDSFKFTLTVKEPPYPTTAPKLLSRSSKQLVVKPMDTYAGDSPIISTKLLYKPVDTEDSWSSIIVYSSDQITLPNLKPSTRYHVRVQLTRPGDGGEGPLGPEAIMETDCPGPSSPRNVQADALSINAVRLHWKPPEDPNGGIVKYSIEYQPVGQSSFHPWVDTDDGNKTTKDVTSLNGSTLYQFRVRAFSKVPGEWSKFVEARTRGDGFSNYIPTTQQVGRPVAEDHQLLWAVVGSVAVTCVTILLALLILFYIRKSVLKRKRTFTYQSGSGEETILQFNSGTLTLTRRPKPSPEPLTYPILEWEDIKFEDVIGEGNFGQVIKAMVKKDGIKISAAIKMLKEFASENDHRDFAGELEVLCKLGQHPNIINLIGACENRGYLYIAIEYAPYGNLLDFLRKSRVLETDPAFAKEHGTASTLTSQQLLQFAADVATGMHYLSDKQFIHRDLAARNVLVGDNLVAKIADFGLSRGEEVYVKKTMGRLPVRWMAIESLNYSVYTTKSDVWSFGVLLWEIVSLGGTPYCGMTCAELYEKLPQGYRMEQPRNCDDEVYELMRQCWRDRPYERPPFSQISVQLNRMQEARKAYVNMALFENFTYAGIDATAEEA
- the tie1 gene encoding tyrosine-protein kinase receptor Tie-1 isoform X2, with amino-acid sequence MLHLICLLCLVDISDAVMDLTMTSNGAASAHHFRLSCISGERDTDGIQLSITKDNSIVLRADSPHFNVQRPQTKEVVATGFTGFDHSGIFYCHSKRGSDQPGSITLINNYSRGHFKPVRVTLTASRGEEVKLIMDVVGTERRDITWKFNGNYYYMTPIADVQNRTAVLDLMKVDESHTGIYSVSYVGDSALYSAWIRLIVRVCPKNKWGSDCDKDCPECLNGGVCHDKDGDCVCPPGFMGMRCETACREGMFGRNCQESCKLENGCKGESFCLMDPYGCSCASGWHGDRCHKPCLEGMYGADCLLSCNCKNKGKCNRFSGCQCPTGWRGQHCEKSDRAPEILDMASNLEGNLNSSHKITCSATGHPLPSHMSIDLRKLECTVLKASHTTMDSKKSTAHFEIPRLSTEHNGLWECRVSTNGGQDSFKFTLTVKEPPYPTTAPKLLSRSSKQLVVKPMDTYAGDSPIISTKLLYKPVDTEDSWSSIIVYSSDQITLPNLKPSTRYHVRVQLTRPGDGGEGPLGPEAIMETDCPEPTARPEIDSCSLEGRNATIRWSLIGTSREATGFLVQLNGPHGEKLHEETTLLNVLSIKLYNLEYHRDYQVVVRLINCGSHGPPSKPHHIHIYKQGPSSPRNVQADALSINAVRLHWKPPEDPNGGIVKYSIEYQPVGQSSFHPWVDTDDGNKTTKDVTSLNGSTLYQFRVRAFSKVPGEWSKFVEARTRGDGFSNYIPTTQQVGRPVAEDHQLLWAVVGSVAVTCVTILLALLILFYIRKSVLKRKRTFTYQSGSGEETILQFNSGTLTLTRRPKPSPEPLTYPILEWEDIKFEDVIGEGNFGQVIKAMVKKDGIKISAAIKMLKEFASENDHRDFAGELEVLCKLGQHPNIINLIGACENRGYLYIAIEYAPYGNLLDFLRKSRVLETDPAFAKEHGTASTLTSQQLLQFAADVATGMHYLSDKQFIHRDLAARNVLVGDNLVAKIADFGLSRGEEVYVKKTMGRLPVRWMAIESLNYSVYTTKSDVWSFGVLLWEIVSLGGTPYCGMTCAELYEKLPQGYRMEQPRNCDDEVYELMRQCWRDRPYERPPFSQISVQLNRMQEARKAYVNMALFENFTYAGIDATAEEA
- the tie1 gene encoding tyrosine-protein kinase receptor Tie-1 isoform X1 — encoded protein: MLHLICLLCLVDISDAVMDLTMTSNGAASAHHFRLSCISGERDTDGIQLSITKDNSIVLRADSPHFNVQRPQTKEVVATGFTGFDHSGIFYCHSKRGSDQPGSITLINNYSRGHFKPVRVTLTASRGEEVKLIMDVVGTERRDITWKFNGNYYYMTPIADVQNRTAVLDLMKVDESHTGIYSVSYVGDSALYSAWIRLIVRVCPKNKWGSDCDKDCPECLNGGVCHDKDGDCVCPPGFMGMRCETACREGMFGRNCQESCKLENGCKGESFCLMDPYGCSCASGWHGDRCHKPCLEGMYGADCLLSCNCKNKGKCNRFSGCQCPTGWRGQHCEKSDRAPEILDMASNLEGNLNSSHKITCSATGHPLPSHMSIDLRKLECTVLKASHTTMDSKKSTAHFEIPRLSTEHNGLWECRVSTNGGQDSFKFTLTVKEPPYPTTAPKLLSRSSKQLVVKPMDTYAGDSPIISTKLLYKPVDTEDSWSSIIVYSSDQITLPNLKPSTRYHVRVQLTRPGDGGEGPLGPEAIMETDCPEPTARPEIDSCSLEGRNATIRWSLIGTSREATGFLVQLNGPHGEKLHEETTLLNVLSIKLYNLEYHRDYQVVVRLINCGSHGPPSKPHHIHIYKQGPSSPRNVQADALSINAVRLHWKPPEDPNGGIVKYSIEYQPVGQSSFHPWVDTDDGNKTTKDVTSLNGSTLYQFRVRAFSKVPGEWSKFVEARTRGDAGFSNYIPTTQQVGRPVAEDHQLLWAVVGSVAVTCVTILLALLILFYIRKSVLKRKRTFTYQSGSGEETILQFNSGTLTLTRRPKPSPEPLTYPILEWEDIKFEDVIGEGNFGQVIKAMVKKDGIKISAAIKMLKEFASENDHRDFAGELEVLCKLGQHPNIINLIGACENRGYLYIAIEYAPYGNLLDFLRKSRVLETDPAFAKEHGTASTLTSQQLLQFAADVATGMHYLSDKQFIHRDLAARNVLVGDNLVAKIADFGLSRGEEVYVKKTMGRLPVRWMAIESLNYSVYTTKSDVWSFGVLLWEIVSLGGTPYCGMTCAELYEKLPQGYRMEQPRNCDDEVYELMRQCWRDRPYERPPFSQISVQLNRMQEARKAYVNMALFENFTYAGIDATAEEA